One Chaetodon auriga isolate fChaAug3 chromosome 11, fChaAug3.hap1, whole genome shotgun sequence genomic window, TTTCCCACTTACTCCTCGCAGTGTCTGGACTGTGGATGTCGGCTATTTGTCGATGCATCTAAAAATTAAATCTTAAGTCGAGAATCGATTTATTTCCTGTGAAAACCAGGTGTCTCTTGCGGAATGTCTCTCTCCCCATTTGTTCTTTTCCCGCAGTCGCACTGGCATGTAATCAGCCACAATAGCTGACATAAATCAAGCGTCGGATTGACAGCGTCTGACAAATAACTGATTGATTGCGGTGGAGCAGAATTGACACTTGACGGAGGGGTGGAGATAGAAATAGAAGGGCGGTGTATATTATActgaaaacatgtgacattCACATCCCTCCATCACTACATTGGTCTATTCCTGTCAACGCTTGTCTGTTTAGGGAATTCAAGCTGGAGCGGTTGGTTTTATGTTTGCCAGCGGAAAAAAGTCTCACTGGTGGACGTGCGTAATATGCGCACACTTTGCGCGTCTCCCGGGTTACAGACCGTTGGAGTGAATGAGCACTTCAAATGAGCAAATGAACAAACAGAGTACTCGTTAAGATACGACAgagctctgaaaaacacaataaactgtATGAATGAGTATTTTCGTGGCTATTTTCATGGTAAGGTAGCAGTGAGAGGTCACTAACGTGGCAGTTTCCACATCGTGCCATCACAACTTAGCTACATTCGTTTAATACCAAACTAAGATGACAATTCATGCTAAGAAATATGATTTAACACTCATCCTACAGCACGAATAAACTGTTTGATTTACCGTTCATACACAAAACGCAATGGCATCTTATGAAAGATAGACAAACTGAAGACATTAAAGTGAGTAAGTTATGTTTTATAAACCTAAGAGTGGAGTGAATGTTCATTAGTTAGACATTACTCAGAATCCTGGCGTGCACAGAGCCCACAGCCCCACATCTAAAACAGTGCAAGCGTTCACAGGAAGCAAAATATTGaagcctctctcctcccccgAGCTGTCGAAATAGAGGCGCTTACAAAGAGGAGAACGTCACATCCCCTTGACCCTCCAATCACCTCAGGGTCCCATTTGATTGGAAGGCGGCAAAGGCTTTAATCTCGGACTAATTCAGCTGCTTTTGAAGTGAAAATTTCTACCAGTTCGTACTTCGGGAGTACAGAGCGAGGACCGGCAGACAGACGCACTCCAGGCGCAGCGCTCATGGTGCAAGGCGCAGCCACGGATCCGCGATAACCTCGCACAGTCTGCTTCCAGCTGCCGCGCCTTGCTGCTTTACCACCAGGATTACCTATCATTGAAACATTttacgatttttttttttcccgagaGAGAGCTTCGatgctgttttgattttcttaATGAATCTGACGAAAGCATCGCCGTTTAATTTCCTGACAATTGGGACATGATCACGTCGCCCTCGGCGTCTGCCCTGAAAAATAGTGATATTTGTGTAGCCTGGGAAAGCAGCAGTTCTCGGAATAGCAGCTCAGCGAGCATCAACAAGCCTTTTCTCCACTCCGCACCTCCGTCTGATCCACTACGGCAAGCGAACCGACTTCCCATCAAGGTCTTGAAAATGCTTACCGCACGGTCGGGACACATTTTGCACCCGGAGTACCTGCAGCCTTTGCCTTCTACTCCGGTTAGTCCCATAGAGGTAAGGAGATTTCCAACATTTAATGTCGGTCTAATTACAGTGTTTGGTAGTTTAGTTTTCGGTGCTTCGTGTGACAGCATTTTGGGTGCTTATTATCCCGTGATCTGTCCCACCAAACAGATCCCGGTGTTTCGGACAGTTATGTGAAGTATAAAGCCCCACAGTTAGTTTGTAATAATCTACATGATCGTAGTTTTGATCACATAAGTGCCGTGCGTAATTACCGGGCGACATGTACATTTCCGTTTGTAAATGTAAGCGAATACCACATTTAAAAGGTTTATTCTCACGATTTACATTTTGTAATCGTAAAATATGTGTTTAGAAGTATTCATCAACATCTATTTAATCTTTTTTTGCAGCTAGATGCCAAGAAAAGTCCGTTGGCTCTGCTGGCGCAGACCTGCTCTCAGATCGGCAAACCGGACCCACCGCCCTCCTCCAAATTATCCTCCGTAACATCAAATGGATCTAGTGAGAAGGAATCTAAATCTGGTCCTTTGAAATTGAGTGACATCGGTGTGGATGACAAATCTAGCTTCAAACCTTATTCTAAACCTTCAGATAAAAAGGACTCGTCTTCGGGCGTCTCAAGCGGAGAGAAGTCTGGTTTCCGAGTGCCGAGCGCCACCTGCCAGCCGTTTACGCCGCGGACAGGCAGCCCCCACTCCAGCACTTCAGCCTCTCCCATGCCATCAGATGGGAAATGTGGGGACagggatgaaaagaaagagtCTGATTGCAATAAAAATGGCACTACGGACGGCTCTGGCACCACGAGCCACAGCAGGATAAGCGTGAGTTGTGGTGGAATTAACGTGGAGGTCAACCAACACCAGGAGACGACGCCTGGCACTAAAACCTCCTCCAGCTCGGAGTCCCCATCTGTAACTTCTGTATCATCCGCATCCGTTCTCGGGTCAGGACTTGTGGCGCCGGTTTCTCCTTACAAACCGGGGCAGACAGTTTTCCCTTTGCCGCCTGCTGGCATGACATACCCGGGCAGCTTGGCTGGGGCCTATGCTGGTTACCCTCAACACTTCCTGCCCCACGGAGGGAGCTTGGTAAACGCACAGCTGGCTAGTTCTCTGGGCTGCAGTAAGGCTGGATCCAGCCCTTTGGCTGGGGCTTCTCCACCGTCCATCATGTCAGCCAGCCTGTGCAGAGACCCGTACTGCCTCAGTTACCATTGTGCCAGCCACTTAGCGGGCGCAGCCAGTGCTTCCTGCACGCACgattctgcagctgcagcggccGCTAACGCCCTCAAATCCAGCTACCCACTAATGTACCCGACACATCCCATACATGGCGTTCATTCCTCGGCGCCGTCATTTAGCGGACACCCCCTGTACCCTTACGGTTTCATGCTCCCCAACGACCCTCTCCCTCATGTTTGTAATTGGGTGTCGGCAAATGGACCGTGCGACAAGCGCTTCTCCACCTCAGAAGAGCTCCTGAAtcacctgaggacacacactgcTTTTACTGGGGCGGAGAAGTTGATATCTGGTTATCCCGGATCTTCATCACTGGCCAGCGCTGCAGCAGCGGCCATGGCCTGCCATATGCACATGCCACCGTCAGGAGCACCCGGGAGCCCCGGAACTTTGGCTTTAAGGAGCCCGCATCACGCGTTAGGACTCAGTAGCCGCTACCATCCCTACTCCAAAAGCCCCCTGCCAACCCCTGGTGCCCCTGTTCCCGTCCCCGCTGCCACCGGCCCTTACTACTCCCCTTATGCACTGTACGGTCAGAGACTCACTACAGCATCAGCGCTTGGATaccagtgaggaaaaaaaagactttgaaaAGTTTATAGTACTAAGAATGCAAATATAAAGACTTTTATATTAACAGCGCTAAACTTATGGGCGGGAACCGTGGACTtcaactgtatttatttatatgtcgGCTTAAAAGCAGGCGATTAgctgcaaatgaaaatatttgagCAACTCAAAAAGTGCATTATGTTGAAACTGAACTCTATAGgtaaagtgaaaacacacacgttaGAGTACTAATTAAAGTAGGGGTCTTCATTTCGATGTTAATTTGAAATTGCTATGATTGTATTTGTTCTTATTTAATGTCTCATTGAGAAGAAAATAatttacatgcatgtttgtttcttAAATTTCAGAAATTGTCCACATTTTAAATTGCCGTTATTTTTCAGGTGTACACCTTGGAAAGAGAATTGGtatttttttgtatgtattctggaaaaaataagaaacaatTCTGTTCCATATCTCCGTGTGCCTCATTTTCTGAAGTATTAACATTGTTCAGTTTAAAATGACAGTTGAAGTTATACACCACTGACGGTTTTTAAAATTGCTCTGTTAAATTAATGGGGTGAAGAAAATCTCATTTGACCATTTCCGCGACATACAGGCCTACAGATTTTCCAAAGCTGTCAtagtgtttttaaaaacaattcatttCCAACTTAAGTAGTAagtcttttccttccttccttccttccttccttccttcctttccttctttctgttcatAATGTTAGTTTATATGCCAAATAACTGAAAAGCTTTAAACCTTTATCAGCGCACACGTGTTATAAAGTTTAAATTAAACGCAACTTGAATGAGAGTGGGaattcactctgtgtgtgtgtgtgtgtgtgtgtgtgtgtgtgtgtgtgtgtgtactcagtTAAACGGGCTTTATAAAGTGAATCTGTTTGAGAGAATTTAGTTTGCTGGTGGCTGAATTTTGTCAAAAAGTTCGAGGTTGTTTTCTTTCAGGTGTTGTAGACTCTCTCGCTACTTTACCTGCGTGCGTAAGAAAGGAGGCCAACGTTTGTGAAACAcgccaaaaagaaaaagaaacgtTGGAGAAGgacagctgattttttttctgagggTTTGAAAAACATGAGCACAGCCATGTTGCCTAATATAAAttgctgcattaaaatgtcagaaaatcaatTTTACAACCTTAAGAGAAAGACGAACGTTGAATGGAATAATTCGCTGGCTTTCAGGTTTAATGCACTAGAAATTTTACAAGCGTCTTcgactgtgttttttttttttttctttttaaatttatGATAAAGCTGTGGGCTAAGAGCAACACTAATGCTCCACCAGGGTGACATTTCGACGTGGAGGCCATTAACTGCTTAATATATAAAACCGACTGGGTTACTTTTGATTGGATGATCATTAAGTGGGTGCGACTATTTAATTTGCATTTGATAATCTCATCCACTGTAAATCTAATGTACACAGCACtaactttttatttaaaaaaaaaaaaaaaaaaaaccgacAAAACAAACGTGATTGTGCAAAGTTATGGGATTTTCATGCGGATACAAACGCTTACAAATTGTACTTGAGAAAAGATCAGGCGCATATTGATTACGCTTATTTATATACTTCACATTTCAAATAACATCCCACATGCACAGTTTAAATCTGTCTATTCTGTCGTCGTTTTTCTATTTTGCTTGCACAGATACTGGAAATTAACATGACTCGATACAGCTGGTTTTGGTCACGGCGTTCGCAAAATCAGATGCATGTTCGAGATTCATAGTCTTTTAATATATAGGAAACCTCAGAGATCAGAATCGGTGCACCCCCAGATATCTGCATTCAGCCGCAATTAATTATCCAGAGTGTCTTCATAGTGCGTGGCTTTAAAATCCACACAGCAATAAAAAGGGCCTACAtattctgtatgtatgtatgtaaaatatatgcCATCGTCGGCTCCACACAACTTTGCCTTTCAGCTCTTTTGGACCCCCTGTTGACCCAGCTGTAttacagttattattatttatgcaGAATAACCTATCAGCTATACTGTCCGTCGTCTATCGCACAGCGGTTAGTCAGACGAAACAAACTCCTCTCATAGTGTGTATAAGGCCCACACGCGTCCTAAACTGATGTAATGACGGTGAAAGGGAGCAATTTCCATCTCTACCCACATCATGGTGGCTGTGCTCGGAGGGTCCCGGTGGAAGGCAATTTATCATGTGCCCCTCCCCCTGGCCCTGTCACTGGAGGAACAGGCAGgcacatgtgtgcatgaattACCAACCCTCCCACCTAcccagccctccctccctccctcactgtgGAGATTTGACACAGGGGAGAGGGAACATGGGGGATTAGAGTATGCAAGAGAATTAAAGTGCATGTTCACTTTGTCCATCAAGGCCTCAAAGTGCTTAAGTGTGCAAAAGTAGACATCAAACCACCCCATAATGAGGAAAGTGGAGATTTAATCGTTTGACTATAATAATCAGAAAGAAATATTCTCAAACGGTGAAATGAAGTGGATTTTGGTGATTGTTACTTGTACCTGTTTGATATGATTTTATGGATTTCACAGGAATCTTATTAACCAAATGAATAGTCAGGTGAGGGTCAATGAGCATGAAGTTTAATGGAGGTGTCGTGCCTAAGCAGGCCCGGTAAACATTCACAGTGTTAATTCAAAGGTTTTAGACGGGATCAGAGCTGCTCTAAATGAAAACAGGTCTGAATCTGAAATCACAAACACTGCACGGAGCAGCAGTAACTTTACTGTTCCATTTTAGTCGTTTCGGGAGTTGACACAAGACAATTAAAAGACGGTCTTAATGACGGAGACATTAAGTTCCAGATTTTCTAAAGATTATAAGGAGAAATTTCCCATTctttaatgaaaacagctgctcattCCACTGCCTCACCAAATGCACTGTGCTTCTTTAGATTTCTGGTCAAGACCTAAAGCAGCCATTTTAGATGCTTTGGACACACTTGCATCctcagggggagagagagagacactgcagGAAACCTGGCAGGACATCTGGCAAGAGGGGGGAGCCCGGGACATGACTCACACACCTAACCCCATATTCAACCCTCCTGAATTACCACCACTAAAGCTGTCATTAGTGGGTGTGTGGCACAATATAAAGACATGCCATCGTCTGCAGTGGCAAGTCTATAGTTTGGGTAACAGCTGTGTCAATAAGGGGAAGCTGCTATAATGTTCAACCCCATGCCAGACATAAGTCAAAGAGCGATTATTATCTTTTATGTATGTGTAGTTGTT contains:
- the znf503 gene encoding zinc finger protein 503 — encoded protein: MITSPSASALKNSDICVAWESSSSRNSSSASINKPFLHSAPPSDPLRQANRLPIKVLKMLTARSGHILHPEYLQPLPSTPVSPIELDAKKSPLALLAQTCSQIGKPDPPPSSKLSSVTSNGSSEKESKSGPLKLSDIGVDDKSSFKPYSKPSDKKDSSSGVSSGEKSGFRVPSATCQPFTPRTGSPHSSTSASPMPSDGKCGDRDEKKESDCNKNGTTDGSGTTSHSRISVSCGGINVEVNQHQETTPGTKTSSSSESPSVTSVSSASVLGSGLVAPVSPYKPGQTVFPLPPAGMTYPGSLAGAYAGYPQHFLPHGGSLVNAQLASSLGCSKAGSSPLAGASPPSIMSASLCRDPYCLSYHCASHLAGAASASCTHDSAAAAAANALKSSYPLMYPTHPIHGVHSSAPSFSGHPLYPYGFMLPNDPLPHVCNWVSANGPCDKRFSTSEELLNHLRTHTAFTGAEKLISGYPGSSSLASAAAAAMACHMHMPPSGAPGSPGTLALRSPHHALGLSSRYHPYSKSPLPTPGAPVPVPAATGPYYSPYALYGQRLTTASALGYQ